The Saccharopolyspora gloriosae genome window below encodes:
- a CDS encoding ribokinase gives MTTTVAVFGSCNMDLVAYTGIAPRRGETVLGREFRTAPGGKGANQAVAAARAGAPTRFIGAVGDDELGERLRAALTEYGVNTDGLRTVTGNSGTAHIVVDDDGGNAIVVVPGANASVDSLAPGDAELIAGCGALLLQLEIPFTGVESAAVAAGEAGVPVILTPAPAAELPAALLSNVDMLVPNEHEAAVLTGSADAREALRELLNLVPEVVITLGAAGSLYGNRAGEIVEVPAHPVRAVDTTAAGDTFVGVLAATRAAGGEIRQALERASAASALAVGRHGAMAAMPTDQEISEFRAAER, from the coding sequence GTGACGACGACGGTGGCGGTGTTCGGCAGTTGCAATATGGATCTGGTGGCCTATACCGGAATCGCACCTCGGCGCGGGGAAACCGTGCTGGGACGCGAATTCCGGACGGCACCGGGAGGAAAAGGGGCGAATCAGGCGGTCGCCGCGGCCCGTGCGGGTGCGCCCACGCGGTTCATCGGCGCGGTCGGCGATGATGAACTGGGGGAGCGGCTCCGGGCGGCATTGACCGAATACGGTGTGAATACCGACGGGTTGCGCACGGTGACCGGAAACAGCGGCACCGCGCATATCGTCGTCGACGACGACGGCGGAAACGCGATCGTCGTGGTGCCGGGAGCCAATGCGAGCGTGGATTCGCTCGCCCCGGGGGACGCGGAACTCATCGCGGGTTGCGGGGCGCTGTTGTTGCAGCTGGAGATCCCGTTCACCGGGGTCGAATCGGCCGCGGTGGCAGCCGGGGAAGCGGGCGTTCCGGTGATTCTCACGCCGGCCCCGGCGGCGGAACTGCCGGCGGCGTTGCTCTCGAACGTGGACATGCTGGTGCCCAACGAACACGAGGCCGCGGTACTCACGGGTTCCGCTGATGCGCGCGAAGCGTTGCGGGAATTGCTGAATCTGGTGCCGGAGGTCGTCATCACGCTCGGTGCCGCCGGATCGCTCTACGGGAATCGGGCGGGCGAGATCGTGGAGGTGCCCGCGCATCCGGTGCGGGCGGTGGACACGACGGCGGCGGGCGACACGTTCGTCGGAGTTCTCGCGGCCACGCGCGCGGCGGGCGGCGAGATCAGGCAGGCACTGGAACGGGCCTCGGCCGCGTCGGCGCTGGCGGTGGGACGCCACGGCGCCATGGCGGCGATGCCGACCGATCAGGAGATCAGCGAGTTCCGCGCCGCCGAACGGTGA
- a CDS encoding 8-oxoguanine deaminase, producing MPEPTRFVLDGAAIATVDGAEHAEGHVVVEGDRIVEVAPGRADPSRGERIDVSGCLITPGLVNTHHHLYQWATRGYAPDSPLFDWLTRLYPVWAGLDEDGTHAAAAAGLARLALSGATTVADHHYVFPRDGGDVFGAVVAAAGSIGLRLHAVRGSMDRGRSRGGLPPDSLVEDVDAALAGTDAAISRFHDPSPGSAVRVAVGPCSPFSVSERLMRESAELARARGVRLHTHLAETADEQRQCLAEFGRTPVEHADELGWLGPDVWLAHTVHLAESAIARLAETGTGSAHCPSSNGRLGAGVAPVRALLDAGVPVGLGVDGVASNEAGGLGEEMRQALLTARARYGPEALSVREALFAATLGGARCLGRQDEIGSLRPGKLADLAVWRLDGLGHAGIDDPVAALVLGPLPPLRLLLCGGRGVVQDDLLTSVSEVDLARDLRAASTGIRARFERLHGEVAR from the coding sequence ATGCCTGAGCCCACCCGGTTCGTGCTCGACGGTGCCGCGATCGCCACCGTCGACGGCGCGGAGCACGCCGAAGGCCACGTCGTCGTCGAAGGCGACCGGATCGTCGAGGTCGCTCCCGGCCGGGCCGATCCGTCGCGCGGCGAGCGGATCGACGTGAGCGGCTGCCTGATCACTCCGGGCCTGGTCAACACCCATCACCACCTGTACCAGTGGGCGACGCGCGGCTACGCGCCCGATTCGCCGTTGTTCGACTGGCTGACGCGGCTCTACCCGGTGTGGGCGGGGCTGGACGAGGACGGCACGCACGCGGCGGCCGCTGCCGGGCTGGCCAGGCTGGCGTTGTCCGGGGCGACCACGGTCGCCGACCACCACTACGTCTTCCCCCGCGACGGGGGCGACGTGTTCGGCGCCGTCGTCGCGGCCGCCGGGAGCATCGGGCTGCGGCTGCACGCGGTGCGCGGCTCGATGGACCGGGGCCGCTCCCGCGGCGGGCTGCCGCCGGATTCCCTGGTGGAGGACGTGGACGCGGCGCTGGCCGGGACCGATGCGGCGATCAGCCGGTTCCACGACCCGTCCCCCGGTTCGGCGGTGCGGGTCGCGGTCGGCCCGTGTTCGCCGTTCAGCGTCAGCGAGCGGCTGATGCGGGAGAGCGCGGAGCTGGCGCGGGCTCGCGGGGTGCGGCTGCACACCCACCTCGCGGAGACCGCCGACGAGCAGCGGCAGTGCCTCGCCGAGTTCGGCCGCACGCCGGTGGAGCACGCCGACGAGCTGGGCTGGCTGGGGCCGGACGTGTGGCTCGCGCACACCGTGCACCTGGCGGAGTCGGCGATCGCGCGGCTCGCCGAGACGGGCACCGGTTCCGCGCACTGCCCCAGTTCCAACGGGCGGTTGGGCGCGGGCGTCGCGCCGGTGCGCGCGCTGCTGGACGCGGGCGTGCCGGTGGGTCTCGGAGTGGACGGTGTCGCCTCGAACGAGGCGGGCGGGCTCGGCGAGGAGATGCGCCAGGCGTTGCTCACGGCCCGCGCCCGGTACGGCCCGGAGGCGCTGTCGGTGCGGGAGGCGCTGTTCGCCGCCACCCTCGGCGGCGCGCGCTGCCTGGGCAGGCAGGACGAGATCGGCTCGCTGCGGCCCGGCAAGCTCGCCGACCTCGCGGTGTGGCGGCTCGACGGGCTCGGGCACGCGGGGATCGACGACCCGGTCGCGGCGCTCGTGCTGGGCCCGCTGCCGCCGCTGCGGCTGCTGCTGTGCGGTGGGCGCGGCGTCGTCCAGGACGACCTGCTGACCTCGGTGTCCGAAGTGGACTTGGCGCGCGATCTGCGCGCCGCGAGCACCGGTATCCGCGCACGATTCGAACGACTCCACGGGGAGGTGGCCCGATGA
- a CDS encoding spermidine synthase, protein MIEIDGQSWVSEPLGADMRRLWRVDEVVWEGDTAYQHVLIGRTSQGVSLFCDDDRQSTEFSQLVYHEAMLVPGFLLAANLDRVLIIGSSEGVASQLAVAAGATRVDHVDIDEECVRICAEHLPYGYTSAELPELERGDGPITLHYADGIGFLDQAPPEGYDLVVVDLPDERADDADGQHNRLYGLEFLQRCQTVLAPGGVVAFQAGCPTVWRNETLIRSYNRFRSVFESVTYFGSDEHEWAFLFGRAEPVDDPTNLMLENLPNSEYQPRTIDDASLIGCTVPPFSVRNQD, encoded by the coding sequence TTGATCGAAATCGACGGGCAGAGCTGGGTCAGCGAGCCCCTGGGCGCCGACATGCGGCGGCTGTGGCGGGTCGACGAGGTGGTGTGGGAAGGCGACACCGCCTACCAGCACGTGCTCATCGGCCGCACCTCGCAGGGCGTCTCCCTGTTCTGCGACGACGACCGGCAGAGCACCGAGTTCTCCCAGCTGGTCTACCACGAGGCCATGCTGGTCCCCGGATTCCTGCTGGCCGCGAACCTGGACCGGGTGCTCATCATCGGTTCCAGCGAAGGCGTCGCCAGCCAGCTGGCGGTGGCCGCCGGGGCGACCCGGGTCGACCACGTGGACATCGACGAGGAATGCGTCCGGATCTGCGCCGAACACCTGCCCTACGGCTACACCAGCGCGGAACTGCCCGAGCTGGAACGCGGTGACGGCCCGATCACCCTGCACTACGCCGACGGCATCGGCTTCCTCGACCAGGCCCCGCCGGAAGGCTACGACCTGGTCGTCGTGGACCTGCCCGACGAGCGCGCCGACGACGCCGACGGCCAGCACAACCGGCTCTACGGCCTGGAGTTCCTGCAGCGCTGCCAGACGGTCCTCGCGCCCGGCGGCGTGGTCGCGTTCCAAGCAGGCTGCCCCACGGTGTGGCGCAACGAGACGCTGATCCGCTCCTACAACCGGTTCCGCTCGGTGTTCGAGTCGGTCACCTACTTCGGTTCCGACGAGCACGAGTGGGCGTTCCTGTTCGGCCGCGCCGAACCGGTCGACGACCCGACGAACCTCATGCTGGAGAACCTGCCCAACAGCGAGTACCAGCCGCGCACCATCGACGACGCCAGCCTCATCGGCTGCACGGTGCCGCCGTTCTCGGTGCGCAACCAGGACTGA
- the speD gene encoding adenosylmethionine decarboxylase, with protein sequence MSIDAGTLQPVGLFTGQHVLAELDGVDAELLDDEQFLRDTLHSALSRSQATVCQVIAERFEPQGVTVLALLSESHASLHTYPEVGSIFIDVFTCGNTAQPERAVELLAEALRPGSVNTRTIRRGLDPELVS encoded by the coding sequence ATGTCGATTGATGCCGGAACCCTGCAACCCGTCGGTCTGTTCACCGGGCAGCACGTGCTCGCCGAGCTCGACGGCGTGGACGCGGAGCTGCTCGACGACGAGCAGTTCCTGCGGGACACCCTGCACAGCGCGTTGAGCCGCTCGCAGGCCACGGTGTGCCAAGTGATCGCCGAACGGTTCGAGCCGCAAGGCGTCACCGTGCTGGCATTGCTGTCGGAATCCCACGCGTCGCTGCACACTTACCCTGAAGTGGGATCGATTTTCATCGATGTGTTCACCTGCGGGAACACGGCGCAGCCGGAACGCGCGGTCGAGCTGCTGGCGGAGGCCCTGCGGCCCGGTTCGGTGAACACCCGCACGATCCGCCGGGGACTCGACCCCGAACTGGTGTCGTGA
- a CDS encoding PucR family transcriptional regulator: protein MSGVQLSELVADPGLGLTLLTGPADREVRGVYITDLLDPRRYLRGGELVLTGLMWRTGPADSAEFVAALADAGVAAIAAGTAWLGSTPPDLVEACRRHGMSLVEVPVALSFGTLSERVMAAHRAAGREWVSALAAGADLDEVLELAAAELGTGCWVVSGAGAVLAGPPGAPAHEEFVHGLHESSATSGSVRTSRGDHRFHAVGDGTDPRVAQWFVVVRESAVPPAALAELATVVALVRSRVDQARSIAGRSVESALRRLLDGTSSAVEVAARLDTVGLPAGEPLRVVQLSVVRPERGATAGSALAATVLRELAATTGLPSVAAPLGEAAAAVFADDEGQLSALPDRFREFAALAGGEVRLCAGISDIGTADGLRSAVEEAGHARRLAEHDPRSSVVTADALASHEVLLASVPEELRRSYRDKLLGPLIGYDEAHATDLLRTLRVFLECSGSWSRCAARLHLHVNTLRYRIGRIEQITGRKLGNLSARVDFHLALQLIDDRPS, encoded by the coding sequence GTGAGCGGCGTGCAGCTGAGCGAACTGGTCGCCGACCCCGGTCTGGGCCTGACGCTGCTCACCGGCCCGGCCGACCGGGAGGTGCGCGGCGTCTACATCACCGACCTCCTCGACCCGCGCCGCTACCTGCGCGGCGGCGAGCTGGTGCTCACCGGCTTGATGTGGCGCACCGGACCGGCGGATTCGGCGGAGTTCGTCGCCGCGCTCGCCGATGCGGGCGTGGCGGCGATCGCGGCGGGCACCGCGTGGCTCGGCAGCACTCCGCCCGATCTCGTCGAGGCCTGCCGGCGGCACGGGATGTCGCTGGTGGAGGTCCCGGTGGCGTTGAGCTTCGGCACCTTGTCGGAGCGCGTCATGGCCGCGCACCGGGCGGCGGGCCGGGAGTGGGTGTCGGCGCTCGCCGCGGGCGCGGACCTGGACGAGGTGCTGGAGCTGGCGGCGGCCGAGCTCGGCACGGGCTGCTGGGTGGTCTCGGGCGCCGGTGCGGTGCTCGCCGGGCCGCCCGGCGCGCCCGCGCACGAGGAGTTCGTGCACGGCTTGCACGAGTCGAGCGCCACGTCCGGGTCGGTCCGCACGTCGCGCGGCGACCACCGGTTCCACGCGGTCGGTGACGGCACCGATCCGCGCGTCGCGCAGTGGTTCGTCGTGGTGCGCGAGTCGGCGGTGCCGCCGGCGGCGCTGGCGGAGCTGGCCACCGTGGTCGCGTTGGTGCGCAGCCGCGTCGACCAGGCCCGCAGCATCGCCGGTCGTTCCGTGGAGTCGGCGCTGCGCAGGCTGCTCGACGGCACGTCGAGCGCGGTGGAGGTGGCGGCCCGCCTGGACACGGTAGGTCTCCCCGCGGGGGAGCCGTTGCGAGTCGTGCAGCTGTCGGTGGTGCGCCCGGAGCGGGGTGCGACGGCGGGTTCGGCCTTGGCCGCCACCGTGCTGCGCGAGCTCGCGGCCACGACGGGCCTTCCGTCGGTGGCCGCGCCGCTGGGGGAGGCCGCGGCGGCCGTGTTCGCCGACGACGAGGGGCAGCTGTCGGCGTTGCCGGACCGGTTCCGCGAGTTCGCCGCGCTCGCCGGGGGCGAGGTCCGGTTGTGCGCCGGGATCAGCGACATCGGCACGGCCGACGGGTTGCGCTCCGCGGTGGAGGAGGCGGGGCACGCCCGGCGGCTCGCCGAGCACGATCCGCGGTCGTCGGTGGTGACGGCGGACGCGCTGGCTTCGCACGAGGTGCTGCTGGCGTCGGTTCCGGAGGAGTTGCGCCGGTCCTACCGGGACAAGCTGCTGGGCCCGCTCATCGGCTACGACGAGGCGCACGCCACGGATCTGCTGCGCACCTTGCGCGTGTTCCTGGAATGTTCCGGTTCGTGGTCGCGCTGCGCGGCGCGATTGCACCTGCACGTGAACACGTTGCGCTACCGGATCGGCCGGATCGAACAGATCACCGGACGAAAACTGGGAAATCTCTCCGCGCGGGTGGATTTCCACCTCGCACTGCAACTCATCGACGACCGGCCGTCGTAA
- a CDS encoding histone-like nucleoid-structuring protein Lsr2: MAQKVTVQLVDDVDGSEAESTVEFSLDGVDYTIDLSSDNAAKLRDSLASYVSSARRTGGRKRAAGKASKAAAAPTAADRERNQAIREWAREQGMQVSDRGRIPSEIVDAYDKAK, translated from the coding sequence GTGGCGCAGAAGGTCACCGTGCAGCTCGTCGACGACGTCGACGGGTCGGAAGCAGAGTCGACGGTCGAGTTCAGCCTCGACGGGGTCGACTACACCATCGACCTGTCCTCGGACAACGCCGCCAAACTGCGGGACTCGCTGGCGTCGTACGTCTCCAGCGCACGCCGGACGGGTGGCCGCAAGCGCGCCGCAGGCAAGGCCAGCAAGGCCGCGGCCGCGCCCACGGCGGCCGACCGCGAACGCAACCAGGCCATTCGGGAATGGGCCCGGGAGCAGGGCATGCAGGTGTCGGATCGGGGACGCATTCCCTCGGAGATCGTGGACGCCTACGACAAGGCCAAGTGA
- a CDS encoding type III PLP-dependent enzyme, translating into MTDQSATTGVTDRPSDGNVAGTAARSAERVQDFLDRAVPGTPCLVMDLTAVRERYAQLRAALPDARICYAVKANPMPEVVAALAELGSSFDVASPGEIDLCLAHGAEPGSISYGNTIKKRADIARAHEQGVRLFATDSDADLTAIAEAAPGARVFCRVLVDNKGSRTPFGRKFGCPPETAVHLLVRAAELGLDPYGVSFHIGSQQHDATAWEHGLRAANEVFRGAAEHGVRPRMVNLGGGLPAHYTDSAPPLQDYARRIEQALDREFGDERPELLVEPGRRLVGDAGVLRSEVVLATPETGSDRRWIYLDVGRYNGLAETEGEAITYRLRTSRDGDPTGPVVLAGPTCDGDDVIYQHTRYELPLTLGAGDTVDLLSAGAYTASYASVGFNGFPPLPTYCIDGHERS; encoded by the coding sequence TTGACCGATCAGTCCGCCACCACCGGTGTGACGGACCGCCCGAGCGACGGAAACGTCGCCGGAACCGCGGCACGTTCCGCTGAACGCGTCCAGGACTTCCTGGATCGCGCGGTACCCGGCACACCCTGCCTGGTGATGGACCTGACGGCGGTTCGCGAACGCTACGCGCAACTGCGAGCCGCACTGCCGGACGCGCGCATCTGCTACGCGGTCAAGGCCAATCCCATGCCCGAGGTCGTCGCCGCGCTCGCGGAACTCGGTTCCTCGTTCGACGTGGCCAGCCCCGGCGAGATCGACCTCTGCCTGGCCCACGGCGCCGAACCCGGCTCGATCTCCTACGGCAACACCATCAAGAAGCGCGCCGACATCGCCCGAGCCCACGAGCAGGGCGTGCGGCTGTTCGCCACCGACAGCGACGCCGACCTCACCGCGATCGCCGAAGCCGCGCCCGGCGCGCGGGTCTTCTGCCGCGTCCTGGTGGACAACAAGGGATCCCGCACCCCGTTCGGCCGGAAGTTCGGCTGTCCGCCGGAAACCGCGGTGCACCTGCTGGTCCGCGCGGCCGAGCTCGGCCTGGACCCCTACGGCGTGTCGTTCCACATCGGATCGCAGCAGCACGACGCCACCGCGTGGGAACACGGGCTCCGCGCCGCGAACGAGGTGTTCCGCGGCGCCGCCGAGCACGGCGTGCGGCCGCGCATGGTGAACCTCGGCGGCGGACTTCCCGCGCACTACACCGACTCCGCGCCGCCGCTGCAGGACTACGCCCGCCGCATCGAGCAGGCGCTGGACCGCGAATTCGGCGACGAACGCCCGGAACTGCTCGTCGAACCCGGCCGCCGCCTCGTCGGCGACGCGGGAGTGCTGCGCAGCGAAGTCGTGCTCGCCACCCCCGAGACGGGCAGCGACCGCCGTTGGATCTACCTCGACGTGGGCCGCTACAACGGGCTCGCCGAAACCGAGGGCGAAGCGATCACCTACCGGCTGCGCACCTCCCGCGACGGCGACCCGACCGGCCCGGTCGTGCTCGCCGGGCCGACGTGCGACGGCGACGACGTGATCTACCAGCACACCCGCTACGAGCTGCCGTTGACGCTGGGCGCGGGCGACACCGTCGATCTGCTCAGCGCCGGTGCCTACACGGCCAGCTACGCCTCGGTCGGCTTCAACGGTTTCCCGCCGCTGCCGACCTACTGCATCGACGGGCACGAGCGATCCTGA
- a CDS encoding histone-like nucleoid-structuring protein Lsr2, with protein sequence MAERIQVELVDDIDGSPAQQTVTFALDGVTYEIDLSERHAQRLRGVFARYIERARAPEREQTAAAAKRQERDERDARQANRQLTEQIRGAAQRSKDRVSKQQDPEPAAESAPEEPATPLEHPVLEPPISEQRSESLEDRHDAAVPSVSLPQFSSAVD encoded by the coding sequence ATGGCCGAGCGGATTCAGGTCGAACTCGTCGACGACATAGACGGGTCGCCAGCCCAGCAGACCGTCACTTTTGCGCTGGACGGTGTGACCTACGAAATCGACTTGAGTGAACGGCACGCGCAGCGCCTGCGCGGAGTCTTCGCTCGTTACATCGAGCGTGCGCGCGCTCCGGAGCGGGAGCAGACGGCCGCCGCCGCCAAGCGCCAGGAACGGGACGAACGGGATGCCCGGCAGGCGAACCGGCAGCTGACCGAGCAGATTCGCGGCGCCGCGCAACGGAGCAAGGATCGGGTCAGCAAGCAGCAGGATCCGGAACCCGCGGCCGAATCGGCTCCCGAAGAGCCCGCCACGCCGCTCGAACACCCCGTGCTCGAGCCGCCGATCTCCGAGCAACGTTCCGAATCGCTGGAAGATCGCCACGACGCCGCTGTTCCTTCGGTGTCGTTGCCGCAATTCTCGTCCGCCGTGGACTGA
- a CDS encoding (2Fe-2S)-binding protein has protein sequence MRVNFTVNGRAQQADNVWEGESLLYVLRERLGLPGSKNACEQGECGSCTVTLDGVAVCACLVAAGQVEGREVGTVEGLADGDRLSDVQQAFLDAGAVQCGFCTPGLLVQATDLLDKQAEPSDVEIREALAGNLCRCTGYEKIMDAVRLAARRKSGHA, from the coding sequence ATGCGCGTGAACTTCACCGTCAACGGCCGGGCGCAGCAGGCCGACAACGTGTGGGAAGGCGAGAGCCTGCTCTACGTGCTGCGGGAGCGGCTCGGGCTGCCGGGCTCGAAGAACGCCTGCGAACAGGGCGAATGCGGTTCGTGCACGGTCACCTTGGACGGTGTCGCGGTGTGCGCGTGCCTGGTCGCGGCGGGCCAGGTGGAGGGCCGCGAGGTGGGCACCGTGGAGGGCCTCGCCGACGGGGACCGGCTCAGCGACGTGCAGCAGGCGTTCCTCGACGCGGGCGCCGTGCAGTGCGGTTTCTGCACGCCGGGGCTGCTGGTGCAGGCGACGGACCTGCTGGACAAGCAGGCCGAGCCCTCCGACGTGGAGATCCGGGAGGCGCTGGCGGGCAACCTGTGCCGCTGCACCGGCTACGAGAAGATCATGGACGCGGTGCGGCTGGCCGCCCGGCGGAAGTCCGGTCATGCCTGA
- a CDS encoding FAD binding domain-containing protein, which translates to MDFLRPTSWREALEIRAARPEATVLAGGTDVLVEVNFGHRRPEALLDLTNVTEHQGWSEADGTVRIGAGLPYARLIDELGDRLPGLAMAARTVGSPQIRNRGTLGGNLGSASPAGDGHPALLASDALVEVASVRGTRLLPITEFFTGVKRSALAADELIAAVHLAPASGPQQFAKVGTRNAMVIAVCTFAIALHPEQRRVGTGVGSAAPTPFRATAAEDFLTAELIGTGQWERPRALPELAANRFGELVAAAARPIDDVRGTADYRRHALGVLARRTVHRVWDDHRTRRRQCA; encoded by the coding sequence GTGGACTTCCTGCGTCCGACCTCGTGGCGCGAGGCCCTGGAGATCAGGGCGGCCCGCCCGGAGGCGACCGTGCTGGCCGGCGGCACCGACGTGCTCGTGGAGGTCAACTTCGGGCACCGCCGCCCGGAAGCCCTGCTTGACCTCACGAACGTCACCGAGCACCAGGGCTGGTCCGAGGCCGACGGGACGGTGCGCATCGGCGCGGGCCTGCCCTACGCGCGGCTGATCGACGAACTGGGCGACCGGCTGCCGGGTCTCGCGATGGCGGCCCGGACGGTGGGCTCACCGCAGATCCGCAACCGGGGCACGCTCGGCGGCAACCTCGGTTCGGCCTCCCCTGCCGGGGACGGGCATCCGGCGTTGCTGGCTTCGGACGCGCTGGTCGAGGTGGCGTCCGTGCGCGGAACGCGGTTGCTGCCGATCACCGAGTTCTTCACCGGTGTGAAGCGCAGCGCGCTCGCGGCCGACGAGCTGATCGCGGCGGTGCACCTCGCGCCGGCGTCGGGGCCGCAGCAGTTCGCGAAGGTCGGCACCCGCAACGCGATGGTGATCGCGGTGTGCACGTTCGCGATCGCGTTGCACCCGGAGCAGCGCCGCGTCGGCACCGGTGTGGGTTCGGCGGCGCCCACCCCGTTCCGGGCGACGGCCGCCGAGGACTTCCTCACCGCCGAACTCATCGGCACCGGTCAGTGGGAGCGCCCCCGCGCGCTGCCGGAGCTGGCCGCGAACCGGTTCGGCGAACTCGTCGCGGCAGCGGCGAGGCCCATCGACGACGTGCGCGGCACCGCCGACTACCGGCGGCACGCGCTGGGCGTGCTGGCCCGGCGCACGGTGCACCGCGTGTGGGACGACCACCGCACCAGGAGGCGGCAATGCGCGTGA